Genomic DNA from Sardina pilchardus chromosome 4, fSarPil1.1, whole genome shotgun sequence:
GGCTGCAGTGCAGACATCCATGATGCGGGCTGTCATCGTGCTGCTGATCGCTCTCCTGTGCCTGGGCTCTGCTCAGGGTGGGAAGCTGCTAGTGATCCCAACAGACGGCAGCCCCTGGAGAGGTATTAAGCTCCTGGTGGAGGAACTGGGACGAAGGGGTCACCAGGTGGTGGTCGTGATCCCAGAGGTCAGTCTCAGCTTGGGCCCCTCCGAAAACACAACCACTCTGACCTTTCCCGTACCGTACTCCCAGGAAAGCTTTGACAAGGAGTTTGACGAAGACCTGCTCCAATTGACGAACACGGATGTCTCCACTGATGTGGCGAGGTTCAGGAACTACTGGGACACCCTGGACATGCTGAGTGATTACATTATGATGGCCTGCGAAAGCATGCTGTACAACAAGCAGCTGATGCAGACCTTACGGGACTATGAGTTTGATGCTCTGCTAATTGACCCTTTCTGGCCTGTTGGAATTATTGTTGGGAATTACCTGGACATTCCGTCCGTCTACATGAGTGGTCCTTATCCTTGCCCCCTTGACATTATATCCACCAGATGTCCTCACCCTGTTTCATATCTGCCACTacgctacacacactacagcaatcGCATGACCTTGTGGGAGAGGACCGTCAACCTGCTGAGGTCCTTACTGGAGCCTGCGGCCTGCAGTCGTCTTTACGTTCATGCAGACAAGATGGCGTCTGATTTCCTGCAGAGGGACACATCCATTGTGGAGCTGGCGAGTAACGCAGCACTGTGGCTCGTTCGGTTTGACTTCACCTATGAGTTCCCCATGCCTCTGATGCCCAACATGGTCATGATTGGTGGGATTATGCCTACAAAGCCAAAACCGCTACCACAGGTATGTTTGAGTTGGTCTGGTGATGGCCCATTAGTTGCAGGCCATTTTTATGTGTACATAATTTAGGTTTTGGGTGCATTTATGTTAACAAAACGTGGTGCATGGCAGTGTTGGTAGTAACAGCATTTAACAATGCTACTAACAGAGTTACTTTTTTCAGTAACAAGTAATCTAATTGATTACTCTTCCCATTTTAATAATGGCGTTACCGTTGCTGTCAAAAAGTTGGGCTGGTGTTCAAAGCGAGTCAGACAAGCGAGAGACAGGTAGGCgacacggcagactgaccgattgagtagttttgtaaaatatacatgctaaagctgtaggggaggctctgcagagaaatatgcaagcataaaatgagaaaaataatcataaactagaaatgcaattccccaGGAATTACACGGGGGGATGCAATCtgctgggtagacttttatttttacaCGCAGTAAACACTTCaacaggatgtgtagttcagggagagccagattgtatgcttaaaagtAAAGGTTTTagtggagctctgttctagaatctttgcttaaaagtcacagttggattcacagggcagtgttctaactagcttgtgaactgagagttctgcaGTGGGTTGCACCAGCTGAACGTAAGGTCAATCGTAACTTTAGGTGCAAGTTGTGTCTTAAACCTTACGTTCAAACTAACTAGTTTTAAACTAGCGCTGCGTTCTTTTTCTGTTGCACCGTTGCTAGTTAAGTTACGCCGTAGTTAGTAGCTACTAAATCAAAATATTGTCGCATAGAATGATGTTTTTACCATTGACAACCAATCAATATCACTAATGAAGGAAGCATCACAGATTCACAGCACTTGCGTTGATAACCCCAGAGGAAAAAATTGTTTCTCATTTGTATCTCTTCTGTTGCTCAGGAGCCAAAATTGAGATTCTCATTTAAGGATCATTTTAGGATCATTGAAGTATCATTTTTGTCTCAGTTCTTTCTCCTAAAATGGCCTTAGGAGAAATAGGTGAGACATATATTAATGAGACAAGAAGGAGCCACAAAAGAGATATTCGTTTGAGACACAGGAGAAATAGGGGAGACCTAGTGGAGATCTCCtatatgtttgagtgtagtctcatttataacttgtttctcctttggagaaataggggagacctagtggagatctcctatatgtttgagtgtagtCTCATTTATAACTTGTTTCTCCTTTGGAGAAATAATAGAGCAAATGAGGAAACATTGCTATGAGACACTATTGAGAAGGAGGAGTTACAATTGAGAAATCAGTTTGGGGATCAGAAAAATAGACCATTCCGTAGCATTTAAAACTTTTATTTCATGAACTATATACTACATTGACACTTTGACACTTTAAGGTGCAGACATTACAAAAAGCAATCATAAACATTTAACTAATAAATAATGACATAGTCAAGCCCAAATGTATTGGAACAgaagctaaagttgacaatataaaatcatcttttggaaattgctcttaatgctttaaatgaaaaaatgaggaaatattcaacctttaaggacatacattttctttgtgaattaataatgtatcgtaaaaaataaattgttccttaaaatacaggggatataagtattggaatgcctatgttaacctatgtgttaaatttccatagaggttagcagatttgtatttgttttatttttaaaatggcagttatttcatgtatccaggacactatgtccCCTTGGACTCTGGAATTAAAatcaccccacatcaacacacacccttcaccataccaagagattggcatggttttatttcagttagcctattagctggttgaattgcattgagctcaatgaaaatgaaaccagccaataggctaactgaaataaataaactgcatgGCTCCCATGGGCCATCGTCTCCTTGTTCCCTGAGAGCCCTTAGAATCAAAATTatctaaaggaacacttcaccgttttttttttaaattaaactaTATTACTCCCTtaattaagatgagttgatacatacctctcacgtttcaatgcgtgcactcactggctctggcgcgcggcgcatctttgatagcatttagctagcccaatgcattcattaggatccaaacagagatgaagttagaagcgacaaaacacctccatgttttccctatcaaaatacagttacacgagtagtcacacgaccaagtatggtgagacaaaataaaacgtggtgcatttgtaagcaggtaagagggataactatattgtgtggcgcaataatatcctgcactttcagtttcactttggagtgaggatattactgcacagagtctaagtgctcccaatgttattgcgccacacaatatagttatccctctaacctgcttacaaatgcaccacgttttatttagtctcaccatacttggttgtgtgactactcaggaggtgtttggtcgcttctaacttcatctctgtttggatcctaatgaatgcattgggctagcttagTGCTATCAAAggtgcgccgcgcgccagagccagtgagtgcacgcattgaaacgtgagaggtatgtatcaactcgtcttagttaagggaataatgtagtttaatatgaaaaaacggttaaGTGTTCCTTTTATCCCAATGTAGGTAAAACCAAATGAGAATTTGTTCCATCATTATTGTAAAGATACTGTATGCGTGGCAATCTaaacatcaaatcaaaacaacacacctgtCTATATTGACTGTCTGCAGGCAAACTTGAGGCAACATCCTCATGTGTTCAAGATCGAAACTGATGTTTCAGGGGTTGAGCGTTGGAGCAGCATATTGAGAAAAGACTCCTtgtttcctttctgttttagccatgtgggaacagagacgtctgcttgacctcagtggtttaaacagtccatggtcagggtgtgaaatgtcttttggaaatagttttgggccgttgttgtactTTTCTGGTATAgatatcctgcagggtagggagaggtgctctgatggtacctttcgcagtaaatgtcaagtgtctgtgaaagagaaaggaagcatacattacaattgaccctgtccatgaatataatcaatgcaaactactctgcttgtgtgtgacacataaaagcaaacccacacaagcagtCAGGCACAATAGTtataagtaatgcagatgtgaacAACATATACTTGTATTAGAAAGTTTGGGAGTGCACTTAGATATGTTcggaatttatttatttagtttaataGAGAGGCCATTTgaaagtgaccctacacttctgcgcagtagtatgtctgtgtgttatcaTACCTAATCGTAGCTTTGCCTGCAGATCATCCCCCATGAGTCTTGCAATAGCACCcactggctccaggctggggcTTCTGGATggcacctttaaaaaaaaataataataataaaaaaagattgcCTTACAATTAGTTATTGTTGATTAATCTGTAAAAtcatagaattaaaaaaaaaaaaagcaaggtaAGTCTATCAGATGTACAAATATAAACGATAATTACCTTAtggaggcacccttgccacaATCACCATCCATATTAATtattgatatcagtttatttctgagggctctgtcaataaaaataagaataaacaaaatGATGCATGCTGTACAACAAACTGAATTGGTAAAACATGGCTAATCGCAAATTCAAGACTACTTTTAAGTAACTGCAATAATCATGATTACTTTCTGGATTAATGTATTGCAtagtagcctggctaacgcctcccacttctcaaatgagacgtggtctggcaaccagacgttcattttctcgtatttgaaaaaatgcccagatccgttcattgggcgccacggatgtcaatcaaatgcgtctctgcatagctcttcatggtcttgctttctcccctgttctgtgattggcctccaacatcaggcgaacatgggggcgttagtttccagactgccttagcagcgtgaaataaatcaccgcgcaaggcagtatgggaaacccaggctaattgcatagcacttatgacaaacaaattagagcaTGCTCAATAACATACCCTATAGTCCACACCCACCACGTTGAGGGCAGCAGCCTTGGTTACCATCAAGGAACAGGGAGTGtcatcagggtagaccgactttgccctggacagttcatagagcccactacaaagtcataacagacacatgaaaggaggggataaactaaccgttacagacacaaatacatgcacactagtgatgcgcggttcagcccattacccgcggatatccgcgggtttacccgcgggtcgggcggatttgggtaggcctaatagttttttctaaatattgcgggtgggtcgggtcaaaaaagtaaaaatgcacatttctcacttgttaacttccgacatattaggtggcgatgcgcctgcaatacaggaggtgtggtcgagcgcaaaacataatttcttctaaattcagcacccaattgcgccatgcgtgactgactgaaaaagtcaatcgcgcattcgctactttatggacatggagcctaatgatctgggatatcgaaggttgtgcacaatgcgagaacacctcgcttctgtcataggctacacgaataaacagctgtgcttgttaaatgcttggcagtgttaaacgcaaaagtaggctagcctatgaagttgcaaggggaaatatgaatggcaacttgttatgaagatgagatttaacactagctatgtctaggctgcagattatgaatggtgtggaggagcgcagattgtcaaaatgaccgatcattgtaacccgctgttgtcctcatgtgggccaattaggctaggaaagacgttaaatgcgttttttcctttccgcgggtcgggtcggatttgggtcacaattcgaacatatttttgcggattgggcggggcggtttggatctcctgaaaagtcgggttggggcgggttttaaaaaaagcccacccgcgcatcactaatgcacacatattagtgttatatgcgtatgtgtgtctatctggtgagtgaactcacttgtgggcttggaacttcttccgtatggacgtgacacacatttggaacatttcaaaatgcacacagTGGTCTCAGTGGAATCAAGAGTCCAACTTGGGTTCTTGAATCCTTGATTTCTGCCTTCAGGAAAAATTCCCTACTTCCATAAATTGAGAGGAAATATCTCTAGTAGCTGGAAGACCTGCAGCACCTACAATCACCatgacacagacaaaacaagagtTAAGTCAAAACATGATCATCTGAAATAATAACACAGTGGCCAAATGTTTTATAGATTTAATCGTGAAAAATGTTCTAATATACACGTCTAAATTTACTGGTTGATGTtgaaaatgcattgtttcaccTCTTGGAATTGTTGATTCATTGAgtgttctagaaatatatgcaaattattgcatatttaagtaaaactggtctcatttgcatatctaaacatcacatttcagaaaacttgccatacaaaaaatctttgccttaatgtgagtaaacaactgagaaagtttcaagttgatatctatagtttaaaattttacccattaaatcccaatggcaaaatgcattggaaattgctacctttgaccttgaagaaacgtatgttccattaaataaaaatgggtagatttttttatgtgatgcaggagggtataaggatcaataaaaagtatgaaacattactattacttttgcaattagtttcatttttggccctttattgagctagattgactggcctattataTTCCCCACGAAATTCAAATTAAGGTAGCACTAGCAGTTAGATGGTGGGGGCGAATGCTAACTTTCAACAGAAAAGTTTGTTGCCTTTTAAACAGATTGACGGTGAGCTAACCACTAACGTTACAGTTACACTACACAGCAGGCAAGCTTCGTCGACCTACACGTCTCTTACAGAAAAGTAAAACATGACCAACACTTGTATTCACAAATTCAATCCCACTATTTAACAGAAAAAGAGTTTGGTCAGCTAGCTTTGATATCGTGTGCTAAAAGTTGCTAGTGCGCtaacctaacgttaacgttagctatcatTAAACTAGCTGCTAGTTCTAACGTTAGCACGATAGCTAACGATACTGCGGGTATTCCCCAACCTAGTACATCCTCAGCACGAACGTTAAGTTTAAACATGGACGACGGGAATGTTTCTTAAAAAGTTACAAATGCTGGGCAACTATTTAGACAAACTACATCTTACATTTATTATCTTACCTTGGCTTTCAAACAGTCAATCAGCCGGCGTCAGGCAGCCATTGTTCTCGGGCAACTTCGGACTTCCAGGGAGACGTCTGCCGACGTAATGACGTCAGATGGGTACCCGAAGGACTGAACCAAGAGCCTGACTGGCTTCGGTTTCACCCTCTCTGAACGAGATTATAAACACCGTTCATGCAGTAAAAATAAACTCTGGACCAACAAAAGAATGGACACTGACAAGTgtcaacttaagcctaccttacattgacagacttagcaaagatttggaaaagatttttgaaagactaggccagtctcagattaggattttgcaaagactgtgggtcacattTACTAGACTGCTAGGCCTAGATtcattcaaattatttccatcacGCActacatcaacaggaactcatgcgataccctactcatatcaaactatcgcgtttctgcagccagacatgggcagtatttcaattatatgtattttaaatacgtatttaattactttagtgtattttgtaatttgtattttgcaggattggaaaaaatcaaatgtactttgtaacaaaatactttgaggggttgtatttagagtatttaaaatacttaaatacttaacaaaaatctcatcatttcccccctcaaattagccaaaaattcatcacacagttaaatatagcctcttacctagtataaccatgacaatatgctatgcttatcatagtctgggtCTAGGCTTGGGAATCGGTTCCAGGTTCCGGtttggagccaaaggtcagaatctttgggacatgaaccccatgacatgaggatttatgtaaggtatcaaccaaggtgtcctgatctgcagaaataatggaggagactgaggcaaaaacctccccaatgcgaaacagtctcgagttttcatctcccagt
This window encodes:
- the LOC134077924 gene encoding UDP-glucuronosyltransferase 1A5-like, which produces MMRAVIVLLIALLCLGSAQGGKLLVIPTDGSPWRGIKLLVEELGRRGHQVVVVIPEVSLSLGPSENTTTLTFPVPYSQESFDKEFDEDLLQLTNTDVSTDVARFRNYWDTLDMLSDYIMMACESMLYNKQLMQTLRDYEFDALLIDPFWPVGIIVGNYLDIPSVYMSGPYPCPLDIISTRCPHPVSYLPLRYTHYSNRMTLWERTVNLLRSLLEPAACSRLYVHADKMASDFLQRDTSIVELASNAALWLVRFDFTYEFPMPLMPNMVMIGGIMPTKPKPLPQVCLRAKIEILI